One genomic region from Nocardia vinacea encodes:
- the ilvA gene encoding threonine ammonia-lyase, which yields MELLGLDRIEAAAAALAPVIRRTPVVASRVLSERAGTEVRLKCENLQRTGSFKPRGAYFRIANLPAEDRARGVVAASAGNHAQGVAWAAASLGIRSTVFMPVGASLPKLVATKAYGAEVRQVGETIDDSLDAALDFAERTGATLIHPFDHADIVAGQATVALEIIEQMPEVGTVIVPTGGGGLLAGIAIALHHVAPHVRVVGVQAAEAAAWPDSLAAGKPVRVARMSTMADGIAVGLPGEVPFAHVAAHVPAVVTVDEDALSKALLLCLERAKLIVEPAGAAAVAALMSCEPTELGLQGPVCAILSGGNIDPMMLTRIIGHGLGAAGRYLAVRVTISDRPGALSGLLAVVGKTGASVVDVVHSRTGGWLAVDEVEVSLTLETRGPTHRDDVLAALENSGYAVRVED from the coding sequence ATGGAATTGCTGGGACTGGACCGTATCGAGGCGGCCGCGGCGGCATTGGCGCCGGTGATTCGGCGGACGCCGGTGGTCGCGTCACGGGTGTTATCCGAGCGCGCCGGAACCGAGGTGCGACTGAAGTGCGAGAACCTGCAGCGGACCGGCTCGTTCAAGCCGCGCGGGGCGTATTTCCGGATCGCGAACCTTCCGGCGGAAGATCGGGCGCGCGGCGTGGTGGCGGCCAGCGCGGGCAATCACGCGCAGGGGGTCGCGTGGGCCGCGGCTTCGCTCGGGATTCGCTCGACGGTATTCATGCCGGTGGGCGCTTCGCTGCCGAAGTTGGTGGCCACCAAGGCATATGGGGCCGAAGTACGGCAGGTCGGTGAGACCATCGACGACTCGCTGGATGCCGCACTGGATTTCGCCGAGCGGACCGGTGCGACGCTGATCCATCCGTTCGATCACGCCGATATCGTCGCTGGGCAGGCGACGGTGGCCTTGGAGATCATCGAGCAGATGCCCGAGGTCGGGACGGTGATCGTGCCGACCGGCGGCGGTGGGCTGCTCGCCGGGATCGCCATTGCCCTGCATCATGTTGCACCGCACGTACGGGTGGTCGGCGTGCAGGCGGCGGAGGCGGCGGCATGGCCGGATTCGCTGGCGGCGGGTAAGCCGGTGCGGGTGGCGCGGATGTCTACGATGGCCGACGGTATTGCCGTCGGGCTGCCGGGTGAGGTGCCGTTCGCGCACGTCGCGGCGCATGTGCCCGCGGTGGTGACGGTGGACGAGGATGCGCTGTCCAAGGCGCTGCTGCTGTGTCTGGAACGCGCGAAGTTGATCGTCGAGCCCGCCGGTGCCGCCGCGGTGGCGGCCCTGATGAGTTGCGAGCCAACGGAACTCGGATTGCAGGGGCCGGTGTGCGCGATCTTGTCCGGCGGCAATATCGATCCGATGATGCTGACCAGAATCATCGGTCATGGCCTCGGTGCCGCTGGGCGCTATCTGGCTGTGCGCGTGACGATTTCGGATCGGCCGGGCGCGCTCAGCGGATTGCTCGCGGTGGTCGGGAAGACCGGTGCGAGTGTGGTGGATGTGGTGCACTCGCGGACCGGCGGGTGGCTCGCGGTTGACGAGGTCGAGGTGTCGCTGACGTTGGAGACCCGGGGTCCCACGCATCGGGACGACGTGCTTGCCGCGCTGGAGAATTCGGGGTACGCGGTGCGAGTGGAGGATTAG
- the idi gene encoding isopentenyl-diphosphate Delta-isomerase, which yields MTETLAKPITDREALPVELVDAAGRAVGACPVAQAHTAPGLLHRAFSVLLYDDAGRVLLQQRAAVKTRFPLLWANTACGHPAPDEPVVAAAAVRLAEEMGLATALTEVGIFRYHAQDSATGRVEHEWDHVLIGRLDAEFLRTAAPRADPAEVADYAWIQPEALRDAIADDPGSYTPWLLGVLDIAEEAVRVI from the coding sequence GTGACCGAAACGCTGGCCAAACCGATCACCGACCGCGAGGCCCTGCCTGTTGAGCTCGTCGACGCGGCCGGGCGCGCGGTCGGTGCGTGCCCGGTAGCGCAGGCGCATACCGCGCCTGGGCTGCTGCACCGCGCGTTCTCGGTGCTGCTGTACGACGATGCGGGTCGGGTGCTGTTGCAGCAGCGTGCTGCGGTGAAGACGCGGTTCCCGCTGCTCTGGGCCAATACGGCCTGCGGTCATCCCGCGCCGGATGAGCCGGTGGTGGCGGCCGCCGCGGTCCGGTTGGCCGAGGAGATGGGGTTGGCCACCGCGCTGACCGAGGTCGGAATCTTCCGTTATCACGCCCAGGATTCCGCGACCGGTCGGGTGGAGCACGAATGGGATCATGTGCTCATCGGGCGGCTCGATGCCGAGTTCCTCCGGACCGCGGCGCCACGGGCGGATCCGGCGGAGGTCGCCGACTACGCGTGGATCCAACCGGAGGCGCTGCGAGATGCGATCGCCGACGATCCGGGGAGCTATACGCCGTGGTTGCTCGGTGTGCTCGATATCGCGGAAGAAGCGGTTCGGGTCATCTGA
- a CDS encoding family 2B encapsulin nanocompartment shell protein, translated as MTIEMPVQTETNGRKSLSTGAAHQLAHTTKSEPQMQGISSRWLTRTLPWTQVNGGIYRVNRRLTHTVGNGEVEFVIDGSQARVIPMELTELPQLRDFDDEEVLRALAQRFEQRDLEPGTVVAEFGNPMNQVMLIVHGKLSKIGTGEFGEQTKLGMLGGGDFFGDETLVDGSGIWPVTVKTVTPTTMLVLSRQTLEEMLEYTPALQEQLSRVAAAPAHPQNTKGEANIEISSGHFGEPLLTGTFVDLDDAPREYELSLAQSVLRVHSRVADLFNDPMNQVEQQLRLTIEALYERRESDLVNNPDFGLLHNCDLKQRIYSESGAPTPDDMDELLSMRRSTKLFLAHPKAIAAFGRECSKRGLYPDPVEVDGHRVFAWRGVPIYPCSKIPVSDTQTTSILAMRTGEKDQGVIGLHQTGIPDEYEPSLNVRFKGIDDQSIISYLVSCYYSAAVLVPDALGVLDNVLVARQAD; from the coding sequence ATGACCATCGAAATGCCAGTCCAAACAGAAACCAACGGGCGCAAGAGCCTCAGCACCGGTGCCGCCCACCAGCTCGCGCACACCACCAAGTCCGAGCCGCAGATGCAGGGCATCAGTTCGCGCTGGCTCACCCGCACGCTGCCGTGGACGCAGGTCAACGGTGGTATTTATCGTGTGAACCGACGGCTGACCCACACCGTCGGCAACGGCGAGGTCGAGTTCGTCATCGACGGCTCGCAAGCCAGGGTGATCCCGATGGAACTCACCGAACTTCCGCAACTGCGGGACTTCGATGACGAAGAGGTGCTGCGCGCGCTCGCCCAGCGTTTCGAGCAGCGTGACCTCGAACCCGGTACGGTGGTCGCCGAATTCGGCAATCCGATGAATCAGGTCATGCTGATCGTGCACGGCAAACTCAGCAAGATCGGCACCGGGGAATTCGGCGAGCAAACCAAGCTCGGCATGCTGGGCGGCGGTGATTTCTTCGGTGATGAAACCCTCGTCGACGGGTCCGGTATTTGGCCGGTGACCGTCAAAACCGTCACCCCGACCACCATGTTGGTGCTGTCCCGGCAAACGCTCGAAGAAATGCTCGAGTACACCCCGGCGCTCCAGGAGCAATTGTCCCGTGTCGCCGCTGCTCCGGCGCACCCGCAAAATACCAAGGGCGAAGCGAATATCGAGATCTCCTCGGGCCATTTCGGCGAGCCGTTGCTGACCGGCACCTTCGTCGACCTCGACGATGCCCCGCGCGAATACGAGCTCAGCCTGGCCCAGAGTGTGCTGCGGGTGCACAGCCGCGTCGCCGACCTGTTCAACGATCCGATGAACCAGGTCGAACAACAGCTCCGGCTCACCATCGAGGCGCTCTACGAGCGGCGCGAGAGTGATCTGGTCAATAATCCCGATTTCGGGTTGCTGCACAATTGCGACCTGAAACAGCGCATCTACAGTGAGTCCGGCGCACCGACGCCGGACGATATGGACGAGCTGCTGAGCATGCGGCGCAGCACGAAACTGTTTCTGGCACATCCGAAAGCGATCGCCGCCTTCGGTCGTGAATGTAGTAAGCGCGGCCTGTATCCGGATCCGGTCGAGGTGGACGGGCACCGCGTATTCGCCTGGCGCGGCGTCCCGATCTACCCGTGCAGCAAGATCCCCGTCAGCGATACCCAGACCACCTCGATTCTCGCCATGCGTACCGGTGAGAAAGATCAGGGCGTCATCGGCCTGCACCAGACCGGCATCCCGGACGAATACGAGCCGAGCCTGAACGTCCGCTTCAAGGGCATCGACGATCAGTCGATCATTTCCTACCTGGTCAGCTGCTACTACTCGGCGGCCGTGCTGGTGCCGGACGCACTGGGCGTGCTCGACAACGTCTTGGTCGCCCGGCAGGCGGACTGA
- a CDS encoding aspartate/glutamate racemase family protein has product MRIRVVNPNTTRAMTDAIEQCAQAVAGRGTLLDAVTAEMGPASIESHYDEALSVPGILAAIRRGEQEGIDGYVIACFGDPGLDSARELARGPVIGIAEAALHTASHLGGGFSIVTTLSRTIGRADELVYRYGMQRFCRGIHACEIPVLALEDPDARKIVTEACGDAVDADGSDAIVLGCAGMADLCSHIRDEIGVPVIDGVAAATLTVQSLITLGLRKSGRGEFAAPSPKQYSGLLRSFGSNS; this is encoded by the coding sequence ATGCGCATCCGGGTCGTCAACCCGAACACCACCCGGGCGATGACCGACGCGATCGAGCAGTGTGCCCAGGCCGTAGCGGGCCGGGGCACACTGCTCGACGCGGTCACCGCCGAAATGGGGCCGGCCTCGATCGAGAGTCACTACGATGAAGCCCTCAGTGTGCCGGGCATTCTCGCTGCCATCCGACGCGGCGAACAGGAGGGTATCGACGGCTACGTGATTGCCTGCTTCGGCGATCCGGGCCTGGATTCGGCCCGAGAGCTGGCACGCGGACCGGTAATCGGCATCGCAGAGGCGGCGCTGCATACCGCGAGTCATCTAGGCGGCGGATTCAGCATCGTCACGACGCTCAGCCGGACCATCGGCCGAGCGGACGAGCTGGTGTATCGCTATGGCATGCAACGTTTTTGCCGCGGCATCCACGCCTGCGAAATCCCGGTGCTCGCACTGGAAGATCCGGATGCCCGCAAAATCGTCACCGAGGCATGCGGCGATGCGGTCGACGCCGATGGCTCCGATGCGATCGTCCTCGGCTGCGCGGGCATGGCCGATCTCTGCAGTCACATCCGCGACGAGATCGGTGTACCGGTGATCGACGGCGTCGCCGCTGCCACCCTCACGGTCCAGTCGCTGATCACCCTCGGCCTGCGCAAATCGGGTAGGGGAGAGTTCGCCGCACCATCACCGAAGCAGTACAGCGGCCTGCTGCGCTCCTTCGGCTCGAATTCCTGA
- a CDS encoding serine hydrolase domain-containing protein, with protein sequence MTLTTTQSVDRRYVRLVAEFDRLFRRPSDGGGALVVYQHGEPVVDVWAGFAHPGVPWAADTVAMAYSTGKGVVSTLAHRLAERGLFDYDEPVATYWPEFGAAGKERITVREMLTHRAGLHRLRDLLPGPVAHFFDDAEVTAALAACSPDPRHLVTSGYHGISFGHLVAELIRRASGSDFTELLRTEIAEPLAADELWFRVPDSERGRIATNFPQLTVAGMSWENSARLMGRTRFAAAAETTPRGFADMVSDPRLHDSVIPGVNGVFSARALARMYSALATDGRLGDFQLLRPETIELITQRQVFTPDYVLAFRIPWALGYHGVPMKPSKAEPVSAFGHFGLGGSGAFADPATGMSLAFVTNRLGGKLTPLGDARLARLGAIAHNLAKEGLA encoded by the coding sequence ATGACACTTACGACAACGCAGTCGGTGGATCGTCGCTATGTGCGCCTGGTCGCCGAATTCGACAGGCTGTTCCGCCGGCCGAGCGATGGCGGCGGGGCGCTCGTGGTCTATCAGCACGGCGAACCGGTCGTGGATGTGTGGGCTGGATTCGCGCATCCAGGCGTGCCGTGGGCCGCCGATACCGTGGCCATGGCGTATTCCACCGGTAAGGGTGTGGTCTCGACGCTGGCACACCGATTGGCCGAGCGTGGACTGTTCGATTACGACGAGCCGGTCGCCACCTACTGGCCCGAATTCGGGGCGGCGGGCAAGGAGCGGATAACGGTACGAGAAATGCTCACGCACCGGGCGGGTCTGCATCGGCTGCGCGATCTGCTGCCCGGGCCGGTAGCGCATTTCTTCGACGATGCCGAGGTCACCGCCGCACTCGCGGCCTGCTCCCCCGATCCGCGTCACCTGGTGACCAGCGGCTATCACGGAATCTCCTTCGGGCATTTGGTCGCCGAGCTGATCCGACGGGCCTCCGGTTCGGACTTCACCGAGTTGTTGCGCACGGAAATCGCGGAACCGCTTGCGGCGGATGAACTCTGGTTCCGGGTGCCGGATTCAGAGCGCGGCCGCATTGCCACCAACTTTCCTCAGCTCACGGTCGCGGGCATGAGTTGGGAGAACAGTGCGCGGCTCATGGGCCGGACTCGTTTCGCGGCGGCCGCCGAAACCACGCCGCGCGGGTTCGCGGATATGGTTTCCGATCCGCGCCTGCATGATTCGGTGATTCCAGGCGTCAACGGCGTCTTCTCGGCGCGTGCCCTGGCGAGGATGTACAGCGCCCTCGCGACCGATGGTCGACTCGGGGACTTCCAGTTGCTGCGTCCGGAAACTATTGAGCTGATCACGCAACGTCAGGTCTTCACTCCCGATTACGTTCTGGCGTTTCGCATTCCGTGGGCACTGGGTTACCACGGTGTGCCGATGAAGCCGTCGAAGGCCGAACCCGTCTCCGCGTTCGGTCATTTCGGCCTCGGCGGTTCGGGGGCGTTCGCCGATCCGGCGACCGGTATGTCGCTGGCCTTCGTCACCAATCGGCTCGGCGGAAAGCTGACGCCATTGGGCGATGCTCGCTTGGCGCGGCTCGGTGCGATTGCGCATAACCTGGCTAAGGAGGGATTGGCCTGA
- a CDS encoding geranyl diphosphate 2-C-methyltransferase, translating into MTMLNPNTGSVLRTSYQKAVAEYWNNNPNDDRVNTKLGEVDGLFHHHYGIGEPDQAALAGPADSREERLVKELHRLETAQASLLLHHLGDIRPGDRLMDGGSGRGGTSFMANQRFGCQVDGVTISEYQVGFANDQAAHRGVADKVRFHFRNMLDTGFDTGSKRGIWTNETTMYVDLGELFEEFARLLEPGGRYVCITGCSNDVNGGRSASVSWIDAHYGCMIHPRSEYFRALADNNLVPVNVIDLTAATIPYWELRTESELATGVEKPFLTAYKEGSFQYLLIAADKVGR; encoded by the coding sequence ATGACCATGCTCAATCCCAACACGGGGTCCGTCCTGCGCACCAGCTACCAGAAAGCCGTTGCCGAGTACTGGAACAACAACCCGAATGACGACCGGGTCAATACCAAACTCGGTGAGGTCGACGGGCTGTTCCACCACCACTACGGCATCGGCGAACCCGATCAGGCGGCGCTGGCCGGGCCGGCGGATTCTCGCGAGGAACGGCTCGTCAAGGAACTGCACCGCCTGGAGACCGCGCAGGCATCGCTGCTGCTGCACCACCTCGGTGATATCCGGCCCGGCGATCGGCTGATGGACGGCGGCTCCGGCCGCGGCGGTACGAGTTTTATGGCCAATCAGCGCTTCGGCTGTCAGGTCGACGGCGTCACCATTTCCGAATACCAGGTCGGCTTCGCCAATGATCAGGCCGCCCATCGCGGTGTCGCGGACAAAGTGCGCTTCCATTTCCGGAATATGCTCGATACCGGCTTCGACACCGGATCCAAGCGCGGCATCTGGACCAACGAAACCACCATGTATGTCGACCTCGGCGAGCTGTTCGAGGAGTTCGCCCGGCTGCTCGAACCCGGTGGTCGCTACGTCTGCATCACCGGCTGCTCCAACGATGTCAATGGCGGGCGCTCGGCCTCGGTCAGCTGGATCGACGCCCACTACGGCTGCATGATCCATCCGCGCAGCGAGTATTTCCGGGCCTTGGCCGACAACAATCTGGTGCCGGTCAACGTCATCGATCTGACCGCCGCAACGATTCCCTATTGGGAGCTGCGCACCGAATCCGAGCTTGCGACCGGCGTGGAGAAGCCGTTCCTGACCGCCTACAAGGAGGGCAGCTTCCAATACCTGCTGATCGCCGCCGATAAGGTGGGCCGATGA
- a CDS encoding NCS1 family nucleobase:cation symporter-1 — protein sequence MTETLTTAAPPVPAPPAYDPRLTNADLAPLRKQTWGSYNIFAFWMSDVHSVGGYVTAGSLFALGLASWQVLAALLIGITIVYFFCNLVAKPSQVTGVPYPVMCRSAFGVLGANIPAIIRGLIAVAWYGIQTFLASAALDVVLVKLFPSLAPYAVVDDYGFLGLSLLGWGSYLMLWVVQACVFWRGMESIRKFIDFCGPAVYVVMFLLCGYLIAEAGWSAIDLKLGEVKYTGWDSVPVMLGAIALVVSYFSGPMLNFGDFSRYGKSFAVVRRGNLLGLPVNFLLFSLLVVITASLTVPVYGELITDPVATVARIDSTFAIVLGALTFTIATIGINIVANFISPAFDFSHVSPQRISWRAGGMIAAVGSVLITPWNLYNNPEVIHYTLEVLGAFIGPLFGVLIVDYYLVRKQQVVVDDLFTLSQTGTYWYSKGYNPAAVIATAVGAIVAVIPVLAKDVTGMYTAAQYSWFIGCGLGFLTYYLLATRTRLAVKGVTA from the coding sequence ATGACCGAAACGCTCACCACCGCGGCCCCGCCCGTACCCGCGCCACCCGCCTATGACCCACGGCTGACGAATGCGGATCTGGCCCCGCTGCGCAAGCAGACCTGGGGCTCCTACAACATCTTCGCGTTCTGGATGTCGGACGTGCACAGCGTCGGCGGCTACGTCACCGCGGGCAGTCTGTTCGCACTCGGACTAGCCAGCTGGCAGGTGCTCGCGGCGCTGCTGATCGGCATCACCATCGTCTATTTCTTCTGCAATCTGGTCGCCAAACCGAGCCAGGTGACCGGTGTGCCGTATCCGGTCATGTGCCGCAGCGCGTTCGGGGTGCTCGGCGCGAATATCCCGGCCATTATCCGTGGCCTGATCGCCGTCGCCTGGTACGGGATTCAGACATTCCTTGCCTCTGCTGCGCTGGATGTCGTACTGGTGAAACTGTTTCCGAGTCTGGCGCCATACGCGGTCGTCGACGACTACGGGTTCCTCGGTCTTTCGCTGCTCGGGTGGGGCAGTTATCTAATGCTGTGGGTCGTGCAGGCCTGCGTGTTCTGGCGCGGCATGGAATCGATTCGCAAATTCATCGACTTCTGCGGTCCCGCTGTTTATGTCGTGATGTTCCTGCTCTGCGGTTATCTGATCGCCGAGGCGGGCTGGAGCGCCATCGACCTGAAGCTCGGCGAGGTGAAGTACACCGGCTGGGACTCGGTGCCGGTCATGCTCGGTGCGATCGCGCTGGTCGTGTCCTATTTCTCCGGTCCGATGCTGAACTTCGGCGACTTCTCCCGCTACGGAAAGAGTTTCGCAGTGGTGCGGCGCGGCAACCTGCTCGGGCTGCCGGTCAACTTCCTGCTCTTCTCGCTGCTGGTCGTCATCACCGCATCGCTGACGGTCCCGGTCTACGGCGAGCTGATCACCGATCCCGTTGCGACGGTGGCCCGTATCGACAGCACCTTCGCGATCGTGCTGGGCGCGTTGACCTTCACCATTGCCACCATCGGGATCAATATCGTCGCCAACTTCATCTCACCGGCCTTCGACTTCTCGCACGTCAGCCCGCAGCGGATCAGCTGGCGTGCGGGCGGCATGATCGCCGCGGTCGGCTCGGTCCTGATCACGCCGTGGAACCTCTACAACAATCCGGAGGTCATCCACTACACCTTGGAGGTGCTCGGCGCATTCATCGGCCCGCTGTTCGGTGTCCTCATCGTCGACTACTACCTGGTGCGCAAACAGCAGGTAGTAGTCGACGACTTGTTCACCCTGTCGCAGACCGGAACCTATTGGTATAGCAAGGGTTACAACCCGGCGGCGGTCATCGCCACCGCAGTAGGCGCGATCGTCGCGGTGATCCCGGTGCTCGCCAAGGATGTCACCGGCATGTACACCGCCGCACAGTACAGCTGGTTCATCGGCTGCGGTCTCGGCTTTCTCACCTACTACCTGCTGGCCACCCGAACCCGGTTGGCAGTGAAGGGAGTTACTGCCTGA
- a CDS encoding GntR family transcriptional regulator, translated as MPPRRRSALLARLVVDEPGRPQVILGELRRVILDGAVPPCTVIPLREVAELFGVSHIPVREALKTLIGEGLVTHRPHGGYAVAQLTSNELREMYIVRETLETASLAAAARNATDADRARLLEVNSLLEQAIRDDDPVAYHRQSRHFHVALTKPSRLFRLLHMLESAWNVTEPVQSMVHIARGDRVRLHTDHALMLDAFMARDVDRLLLIAERHHRRLETVIATLPTDTGLLAPEDISVAQ; from the coding sequence ATGCCCCCGAGACGACGATCGGCGCTACTGGCCAGGTTGGTTGTCGACGAACCAGGCCGACCGCAAGTGATCCTCGGCGAACTGCGCCGGGTGATTCTGGATGGGGCCGTGCCGCCGTGCACGGTGATCCCACTGCGGGAGGTCGCCGAACTATTCGGCGTCAGCCACATCCCGGTGCGGGAGGCGCTCAAGACATTGATCGGGGAGGGACTGGTCACGCATCGGCCGCACGGCGGCTATGCGGTGGCTCAGCTGACTTCCAACGAGCTGCGCGAAATGTATATCGTGCGGGAGACCCTGGAAACCGCCTCGCTGGCGGCCGCGGCGCGCAATGCCACCGACGCCGACCGCGCCCGCTTGCTCGAAGTGAATTCGCTACTGGAACAAGCGATTCGAGATGACGACCCCGTCGCGTACCACCGCCAGTCGCGCCATTTCCATGTGGCACTGACCAAGCCGTCGCGGTTGTTCCGACTGCTGCACATGCTCGAATCGGCATGGAATGTCACCGAGCCGGTGCAGTCCATGGTGCACATCGCCCGCGGCGATCGGGTGCGCCTGCACACCGATCACGCGCTGATGCTCGATGCGTTCATGGCCCGCGATGTGGATCGCCTGCTGCTGATCGCCGAACGGCATCACCGCAGGTTGGAGACGGTAATCGCGACGCTGCCCACCGATACCGGACTGCTCGCGCCGGAAGATATATCTGTCGCGCAATAG